A stretch of Aeromicrobium tamlense DNA encodes these proteins:
- a CDS encoding cobalamin biosynthesis protein: MSRARATGILLGFLLDRALGDPARLHPVAGLGRFAATVEQVSHRDHRVAGVVHHAAVVGPLVVGAVAAERVCRRPWQRVLLTSAATWAVLGGRSLVREGETIAAQLERDDLAAARRQVTHLVGRDPSGLDADGVSRAAVESLAENTSDAVVAPLLWGAALGVPGLVGYRAVNTLDAMVGHRSPRYERFGWASARVDDVANLVPARVSAALAVVLAPVVDGRPADAWTAWRRDARSHPSPNAGPVEAAFAGALGVTLGGVNDYAGRLEDRARMGDGPAPDVADLPRATRLATAVAWASACVSVLLALAPRRGLPRRRARR, from the coding sequence GTGAGCCGGGCGCGCGCCACCGGGATCCTCCTCGGCTTCCTCCTCGACCGGGCACTGGGCGACCCCGCCCGGCTTCACCCCGTCGCGGGACTCGGCCGGTTCGCCGCCACGGTGGAGCAGGTGAGTCATCGCGACCACCGCGTCGCCGGGGTGGTGCACCACGCCGCCGTCGTCGGCCCGCTCGTCGTCGGGGCGGTCGCCGCGGAGCGGGTCTGTCGCCGGCCGTGGCAGCGCGTCCTGCTGACGTCCGCGGCCACGTGGGCGGTCCTCGGTGGCCGGTCACTCGTGCGCGAGGGCGAGACCATCGCGGCGCAGCTGGAGCGCGACGACCTCGCGGCGGCACGGCGTCAGGTGACGCACCTGGTGGGCCGCGACCCGAGCGGACTCGACGCGGACGGCGTGAGCCGCGCAGCCGTGGAGTCGTTGGCCGAGAACACCTCCGACGCCGTCGTCGCGCCGCTCCTGTGGGGCGCGGCGCTCGGGGTGCCGGGCCTCGTCGGCTACCGAGCGGTCAACACGCTCGACGCGATGGTGGGCCACCGCAGCCCGCGCTACGAGCGGTTCGGCTGGGCCAGCGCGCGGGTGGACGACGTCGCGAACCTGGTCCCGGCGCGGGTCTCCGCGGCACTCGCGGTGGTGCTCGCACCGGTCGTCGATGGGCGTCCCGCGGACGCGTGGACGGCCTGGCGGCGCGACGCCCGGAGCCACCCGAGCCCGAACGCCGGACCGGTCGAGGCGGCCTTCGCCGGAGCGCTCGGGGTGACGCTGGGTGGCGTCAACGACTACGCCGGACGGCTCGAGGACCGGGCGCGGATGGGCGACGGGCCCGCTCCCGACGTGGCCGACCTCCCCCGCGCGACGCGGCTCGCCACCGCGGTGGCGTGGGCCTCGGCCTGCGTCAGCGTGCTGCTCGCGCTCGCACCCAGGCGCGGGCTGCCGCGGCGTCGCGCACGACGCTGA
- a CDS encoding cobalt-precorrin-6A reductase, producing the protein MRVLVLGGTREARALAELLVQDGDDVVTSLAGRVARPRLPEGEVRIGGFGGIDGLASHLRDARVDVVVDATHPFAETISGNAAAACGRTDVPLVRLERPGWSARADAGAWHWVDDHDEAARVTATLGERPFLTVGRQSLHRFVEPLRDLACVVRVVDPPEIELPATWTLVQSRGPYTLEHEREAMTGADVLVTKDSGGSHTEAKLDVAAERGVPVVVVRRAGAPEGVSVVRDAAAARAWVRARAAR; encoded by the coding sequence GTGAGGGTCCTCGTGCTGGGCGGCACGCGGGAGGCCCGCGCCCTGGCCGAGCTGCTGGTGCAGGACGGCGACGACGTCGTGACGTCGCTGGCCGGCCGGGTGGCCCGTCCGCGACTGCCCGAGGGCGAGGTCCGCATCGGCGGCTTCGGCGGGATCGACGGGCTGGCCTCGCACCTGCGCGACGCAAGGGTGGACGTCGTGGTGGACGCCACCCACCCGTTCGCCGAGACCATCAGCGGCAACGCCGCGGCCGCGTGCGGGCGCACTGACGTCCCACTGGTGCGTCTCGAGCGTCCGGGCTGGTCGGCGCGGGCGGACGCCGGCGCGTGGCACTGGGTCGACGACCACGACGAGGCCGCCCGGGTGACGGCCACGCTCGGCGAGCGCCCGTTCCTGACCGTGGGCCGTCAGTCCCTGCACCGCTTCGTCGAGCCGCTGCGTGACCTCGCCTGTGTGGTGCGCGTCGTCGACCCGCCCGAGATCGAGCTGCCCGCGACGTGGACGCTCGTCCAGAGCCGCGGTCCGTACACCCTCGAGCACGAGCGCGAGGCGATGACCGGGGCCGACGTGCTGGTCACGAAGGACTCGGGCGGCTCCCACACCGAGGCCAAGCTGGACGTCGCCGCCGAGCGCGGGGTCCCCGTGGTGGTGGTGCGTCGCGCCGGGGCGCCGGAAGGCGTCAGCGTCGTGCGCGACGCCGCGGCAGCCCGCGCCTGGGTGCGAGCGCGAGCAGCACGCTGA
- a CDS encoding CbtA family protein encodes MNPRTFLVHGLIAGLVAGFAAFLVAHVVAEPQIDAAIALEEAASAEPAEHGHDGDAAPHSHDDEAGGHSHGEEAEVSRGTQSTWGLATGTILLGTVLGGATALAAAFALGRLGSLGARGSTAVVALVGFVATGLVPFLKYPSTPPAVGSGDTIGERTALYFGFWAVSLVAAIVAVVVARRLADRLGGFKAVVLGALGYLVVVVAVGLALPTVNEVGDFPADTLWYFRRESLVTVAVLWAVLGVVLTGLVGRDADRAMHDRRRREAAAAL; translated from the coding sequence ATGAACCCTCGCACCTTCCTGGTCCACGGCCTGATCGCCGGTCTCGTCGCCGGCTTCGCGGCCTTCCTCGTCGCCCACGTCGTCGCCGAGCCCCAGATCGACGCCGCCATCGCGCTGGAGGAGGCCGCCTCGGCCGAGCCCGCCGAGCACGGTCACGACGGCGACGCCGCCCCGCACTCCCACGACGACGAGGCCGGAGGCCACAGCCACGGCGAGGAGGCCGAGGTCTCGCGCGGCACGCAGTCCACGTGGGGGCTGGCCACCGGCACGATCCTGCTGGGCACCGTGCTCGGCGGCGCCACGGCGCTCGCGGCAGCCTTCGCCCTGGGACGTCTGGGCTCGCTCGGCGCTCGGGGGTCCACCGCGGTCGTCGCCCTCGTCGGCTTCGTGGCCACCGGCCTCGTGCCGTTCCTGAAGTACCCGTCGACGCCACCTGCCGTCGGCAGCGGCGACACGATCGGAGAGCGCACCGCTCTCTACTTCGGCTTCTGGGCCGTCAGCCTCGTCGCGGCGATCGTCGCCGTCGTCGTCGCCCGTCGCCTGGCCGACCGACTCGGCGGCTTCAAGGCGGTCGTCCTGGGCGCCCTGGGCTACCTCGTGGTGGTCGTGGCCGTCGGGCTGGCGCTGCCGACGGTCAACGAGGTGGGCGACTTCCCGGCCGACACGCTCTGGTACTTCCGCCGCGAGTCGCTCGTCACCGTCGCCGTGCTCTGGGCGGTCCTCGGAGTCGTCCTCACCGGTCTCGTGGGACGCGACGCCGACCGTGCCATGCACGACCGGCGTCGTCGCGAGGCGGCCGCGGCCCTGTGA
- a CDS encoding gamma-glutamyl-gamma-aminobutyrate hydrolase family protein, which yields MTGSPTSKPLLAMLHLRTSRPAAPDFQVALDALNAPTVRVAEQLGWEVVPVASAEVDRSVTAALVARADAVVVMGGEDVDPSLYGGPSTYPGSGHHEPLADLAHLDAVRACIETGTPLLGICRGLQIMNVALGGTLVQHLPTSAGHRATGDDHFVRNRVTVTDASLATVVDAREDVRCTHHQAVDRLGDGLVVAALAADGVVEAVVHETAPLTGVQWHPEHPQTADAQLAPLLLRLASQLDDGSLTTVA from the coding sequence GTGACCGGTTCCCCCACCTCGAAGCCGCTCCTGGCGATGCTGCACCTGCGCACCTCGCGACCCGCAGCACCTGACTTCCAGGTCGCCCTCGATGCGCTCAACGCGCCCACCGTCCGGGTGGCCGAGCAGCTGGGCTGGGAGGTCGTCCCCGTGGCGTCGGCCGAGGTCGACCGCTCGGTCACCGCCGCACTGGTCGCGCGGGCCGACGCCGTGGTCGTGATGGGCGGCGAGGACGTCGACCCGTCGCTCTACGGCGGCCCCAGCACGTATCCCGGCTCCGGCCACCACGAGCCGCTGGCCGACCTCGCCCACCTCGACGCCGTGCGCGCCTGCATCGAGACCGGCACTCCCCTGCTGGGCATCTGCCGCGGGCTGCAGATCATGAACGTCGCGCTGGGCGGCACTCTCGTCCAGCACCTCCCCACCAGCGCGGGGCACCGCGCCACGGGCGACGACCACTTCGTCCGCAACCGCGTGACCGTCACGGACGCGTCGCTCGCCACCGTCGTGGACGCCCGCGAGGACGTCCGCTGCACCCACCACCAGGCGGTCGACCGGCTCGGCGACGGCCTGGTGGTCGCCGCCCTCGCCGCGGACGGCGTCGTCGAGGCCGTCGTGCACGAGACGGCGCCCCTCACCGGCGTGCAGTGGCACCCGGAGCACCCGCAGACCGCCGACGCCCAGCTGGCGCCGCTGCTCCTGCGTCTCGCGTCGCAGCTCGACGACGGCTCGCTGACTACGGTCGCCTGA
- a CDS encoding cobyric acid synthase, whose product MHPEPRRSARILVAGTTSDAGKSLVTTALCRAFARRGLRVAPYKAQNMSNNSMVCADGAEIGRAQWVQALAAGAEPEAAMNPVLLKPGGDRRSHVLVMGEPAGEISSREFIGGRTHLATAAHAAFDDLASRFDVVVAEGAGSPAEINLRAGDYVNMGLARHADMPVVVVGDIDRGGVFAAFYGTVALLEPADQALVAGFVVNKFRGDQSLLAPGLRQLEDLSGRRVLGTLPWSPDVWLDSEDALDLEGRRTSAEGALRVAVIRLPRISNFTDVDALGLEPDVDVVFTADPRDLADADLVVLPGTRATVSDLAWLRMRGLDRAITRHAESGRAVLGICGGFQMLGRHVHDPEGVEAGEPTSVAGLGLLPVETTFAAEKTLRLPEGEALGAAAGGYEIHHGRISRDAGAEEFLGGARVGAVLGTMWHGSLESDDLRTAVLDLAARSRGGSFSASGVSFAAARECRLDLLGDLAEQHLDVDALLQLAQQGAPAVPTIGPHA is encoded by the coding sequence GTGCACCCCGAGCCCCGCCGCAGCGCCCGGATCCTGGTGGCCGGGACCACGTCCGACGCGGGCAAGAGCCTCGTGACCACGGCCCTGTGCCGGGCCTTCGCCCGACGCGGCCTGCGCGTGGCGCCGTACAAGGCGCAGAACATGTCGAACAACTCGATGGTGTGCGCCGACGGCGCCGAGATCGGGCGCGCGCAGTGGGTCCAGGCCCTCGCCGCCGGCGCCGAGCCCGAGGCCGCGATGAACCCCGTCCTGCTCAAGCCGGGCGGCGACCGCCGCAGCCACGTGCTCGTGATGGGCGAGCCCGCCGGCGAGATCAGCAGCCGCGAGTTCATCGGCGGCCGGACCCACCTGGCCACAGCCGCCCACGCCGCGTTCGACGACCTCGCGTCGCGGTTCGACGTCGTGGTCGCCGAGGGCGCCGGCAGTCCGGCCGAGATCAACCTCCGTGCCGGCGACTACGTCAACATGGGCCTGGCCCGGCACGCCGACATGCCCGTCGTGGTCGTCGGCGACATCGACCGCGGTGGCGTCTTCGCCGCGTTCTACGGCACCGTGGCCCTGCTCGAGCCCGCCGACCAGGCGCTCGTCGCCGGCTTCGTGGTGAACAAGTTCCGCGGCGACCAGTCACTCCTCGCGCCCGGCCTGCGGCAGCTGGAGGACCTGTCCGGCCGACGGGTCCTCGGCACCCTGCCGTGGAGCCCCGACGTGTGGTTGGACTCCGAGGACGCCCTCGACCTCGAAGGGCGCCGGACCAGCGCCGAGGGCGCGTTGCGCGTCGCGGTGATCCGGTTGCCCCGGATCAGCAACTTCACCGACGTGGACGCGCTCGGCCTCGAGCCCGACGTCGACGTGGTGTTCACCGCCGATCCGCGCGACCTCGCCGACGCCGACCTCGTGGTGCTTCCCGGCACGCGGGCGACGGTCTCCGACCTCGCCTGGCTGCGGATGCGCGGCCTCGATCGCGCGATCACGCGCCACGCCGAGTCGGGCCGCGCCGTCCTGGGCATCTGCGGCGGATTCCAGATGCTCGGCCGTCACGTGCACGACCCCGAGGGAGTGGAGGCGGGCGAGCCGACCAGCGTCGCGGGACTGGGGCTGCTTCCCGTCGAGACGACGTTCGCAGCCGAGAAGACACTGCGACTGCCCGAGGGCGAGGCGCTGGGCGCCGCCGCCGGTGGCTACGAGATCCACCACGGCCGGATCAGCCGCGACGCGGGCGCGGAGGAGTTCCTCGGCGGTGCGCGCGTCGGCGCGGTGCTGGGCACGATGTGGCACGGGAGCCTGGAGTCCGACGACCTCCGGACCGCGGTCCTCGACCTCGCGGCACGATCGCGCGGCGGCTCGTTCAGCGCCTCGGGCGTCAGCTTCGCGGCCGCGCGCGAGTGCCGACTCGACCTCCTCGGCGACCTCGCCGAGCAGCACCTCGACGTCGACGCGCTGCTCCAGCTCGCGCAGCAGGGCGCGCCCGCCGTGCCCACGATCGGACCGCACGCGTGA